A window from Fragaria vesca subsp. vesca linkage group LG5, FraVesHawaii_1.0, whole genome shotgun sequence encodes these proteins:
- the LOC101311573 gene encoding RNA polymerase II C-terminal domain phosphatase-like 1-like, which yields MKRLLLQIQCVHDRIEGLQRKIQCEVDPQRICGMQAKIKRYQDDKFIMKQYAENDRVVENGRVIKTQSEVVPALSHNHQPIIWPLIRLQEKNIISTHINPQCSREVETCMGVS from the exons ATGAAACGCTTATTGTTGCAAATACAATGCGTTCATGATCGAATTGAGGGCCTACAGAGGAAAATACAATGCGAGGTGGACCCTCAAAGAATCTGTGGTATGCAGGCAAAGATCAAGCGGTATCAAGATGACAAGTTTATAATGAAGCAGTATGCTGAAAATGATCGAGTTGTTGAAAATGGGAGGGTGATCAAAACTCAGTCTGAGGTTGTTCCAGCCTTGTCTCACAACCATCAACCTATCATCTGGCCACTTATACGGTTACAGGAGAAGAATATTATCTCAACTCACATTAATCCGCAG TGTTCTCGTGAGGTGGAGACCTGCATGGGAGTATCTTAG
- the LOC101311862 gene encoding RNA polymerase II C-terminal domain phosphatase-like 1-like, whose amino-acid sequence MLFLIAPYCSPQAEANNAVPVLCVARNVACSVRGGSFRCDHAEAGFIHHF is encoded by the exons ATGTTGTTCCTCATTGCTCCTTACTGTTCTCCTCAAGCTGAA GCAAATAATGCCGTCCCTGTCTTATGTGTTGCAAGAAATGTTGCCTGCAGCGTCAGAGGTGGAAGTTTTAG GTGCGATCACGCAGAGGCTGGTTTCATCCACCATTTTTAA
- the LOC101304005 gene encoding F-box protein ORE9-like translates to MTAAALINDLPEAILTTIIALLSDTRTRNSVAHRLCLAFPSVTSLTVYFRSSSTVEIVFSLWPRLRRLKLVRWHQRPQSNLGADFDPLFQQCYALSDLDLSEFYYWTEDLPPVLEAHPNVARSLTKLNLLTASFTEGFKATEIRSITVAWS, encoded by the coding sequence ATGACCGCCGCAGCTCTGATCAACGACCTCCCCGAGGCGATTCTCACCACCATCATCGCCTTGCTCTCCGACACCCGTACCCGCAACTCTGTCGCCCACCGCCTCTGCCTCGCCTTCCCCTCCGTCACTTCCCTCACCGTCTACTTCCGATCCTCCTCCACCGTCGAGATCGTCTTCAGTCTCTGGCCGCGTTTGCGCCGCCTCAAGCTTGTCCGCTGGCACCAGCGCCCGCAGTCGAATCTCGGCGCCGACTTCGATCCTCTCTTCCAGCAATGCTACGCTCTCTCTGATTTGGACTTGTCGGAGTTCTACTACTGGACCGAGGACCTCCCTCCGGTTCTGGAAGCCCATCCCAACGTGGCCAGGTCACTCACTAAGCTCAATCTCCTTACGGCGTCGTTTACAGAGGGTTTCAAAGCCACCGAGATCAGATCGATCACCGTGGCGTGGAGTTGA